One window of the Brassica napus cultivar Da-Ae unplaced genomic scaffold, Da-Ae ScsIHWf_2727;HRSCAF=3492, whole genome shotgun sequence genome contains the following:
- the LOC125602046 gene encoding uncharacterized protein LOC125602046, with protein MEHVVFEPGGELWNHRNNPIVIEKKSAATTIDFGDLLPSEAKGMHVSAQQEFHYETNWRMLHTLSWIQQTRKRSKWPPDHQDIINSAKHIGLAKFCELLISDWGGRIQFYLWKLGAYASILIILGECSARGRTSWGNKELEADQNALLLDHVKVWKPPDLQKLQYHFRDCQTKSGDGDFTRLNGEVITGIGGELMFSSQIKEKPPDGLSLHQSPNKPTRGQTVLSAILFERRGYSNDQSIKNGSLAKLEMQQSNLGSCLAANSDIGAVRGSYLSNQKELSNKLNCNGNYTHQGLTSNWNHVQSFSNERVMGSTRRVILCLLCLNFSECRTSQSYLWRPGEHAKVTNHVFKSSFIDYTDMMHLFLPKESCADYMEALKNAKRKNKREEDKRFKPPDLSQERHQDVTCFILINEAPPDAAYKPKPRKDNFGIRLLLYDDFACVNFSCFNVSGLSNASGVRKAKWISPFYLIEPVSDNAYQRGLQGKCNLIINSDVTDLVPSIAGNTDLRTNLFEVGGDDVIMESTKEWNHEPDHGELVAVEEPTLEECLSRNKASIIRDNLIYIQATLHSS; from the exons ATGGAACATGTTGTATTTGAGCCTGGAGGAGAGTTGTGGAATCACAGGAACAATCCCATAGTGATTGAGAAGAAATCGGCAGCAACAACAATTGATTTTGGTGATCTTTTACCCTCTGAAGCTAAAGGGATGCACGTCTCAGCTCAGCAAGAGTTTCACTACGAAACCAATTGGAGAATGTTACACACTCTTTCCTGGATCCAACAAACCAGAAAACGCAGCAAATGGCCTCCTGATCATCAAGATATTATCAATTCCGCAAAACATATCGGTTTAGCCAAATTCTGTGAGCTGCTTATATCAGATTGGGGTGGAAGGATACAGTTCTACTTGTGGAAACTTGGAGCATATGCCAGCatacttatcatccttggagagTGCTCTGCACGTGGTAGAACCAGTTGGGGTAATAAAGAGTTGGAAGCTGATCAAAATGCCTTGCTTCTTGATCATGTTAAGGTGTGGAAGCCACCAGATTTGCAAAAGCTTCAATACCATTTCAGAGATTGTCAAACCAAGAGTGGAGATGGAGATTTCACTAGATTAAATGGTGAAGTGATTACTGGAATAGGAGGAGAACTCATGTTTTCTTCTCAAATCAAGGAGAAACCACCAGATGGACTCAGTCTACATCAATCTCCAAATAAACCAACCCGAG GTCAAACAGTTTTGAGTGCTATACTTTTCGAAAGGAGAGGCTATAGTAATGATCAGAGTATCAAGAATGGATCCTTGGCAAAGTTGGAGATGCAACAATCAAATCTTGGAAGCTGTCTAGCCGCCAACTCTGACATAGgagcagtccgaggatcatatcTCAGCAACCAGAAGGAATTAAGCAACAAACTCAACTGCAATGGAAACTACACTCATCAGGGTCTCACGTCGAACTGGAATCATGTCCAAAGCTTCTCAAATGAAAGAGTTATGGGTTCTACAAGACGGGTGATTCTGTGTTTGCTTTGTCTGAACTTTTCTGAGTGTAGAACATCTCAATCCTATCTATGGCGACCAGGTGAGCATGCTAAGGTAACTAATCATGTTTTCAAGAGTTCTTTTATTGATTACAcagatatgatgcacttgtttttGCCAAAAGAGTCATGTGCAGATTATATGGAAGCTTTGAAGAATGCAAAGAGAAAGAACAAGCGTGAGGAAGACAAACGTTTCAAGCCGCCTGATCTAAGCCAGGAGAGACATCAGGACGTCACTTGCTTCATCCTCATCAATGAAGCACCTCCAGATGCAGCATAcaagccaaaaccgagaaaagaCAACTTTGGGATAAGACTCTTACTCTATGATGATTTTGCTTGTGTTAACTTTTCTTGTTTCAATGTATCAGGTTTAAGTAATGCCTCAGGAGTGAGGAAAGCCAAATGGATCAGTCCCTTCTACCTAATAGAACCAGTCAGCGACAATGCCTATCAAAGAGGCTTGCAAGGTAAGTGTAATCTGATTATAAACTCTGATGTTACTGACTTGGTCCCTTCTATTGCAGGTaacacagatttgaggacaaatctttttgaagtgggaggggatgatgtgatcatggaaagcaccaaggaaTGGAATCATGAACCTGATCATGGAGAGCTCGTAGCTGTTGAAGAACCTACACTTGAAGAATGTTTGAGCCGAAATAAAGCTTCTATCATCAGAGACAACTTGATCTACATTCAAGCTACTCTAcactcaagctga